Within the Pseudomonadota bacterium genome, the region CCACGCTCGTGACGAAATCGGTATCTCGGTCAACGTGTCGGCCAACCCCACTCAGGCGGCGTTGTCTTCTGCGGTGACTTTCACTGCCGGTGCTGCACTGCCGCTCGCGGTAGCGTGGCTGGTCCCCGGGCAGTCTCAGCTCGCTGCTGTCGGATTTGCTTCGCTCGGGTTTCTCGCACTGCTTGGCGCTGTGGCCGCGCGCGCCGGCGGCGCGAGTCTGTGGGTCGGGGCCGTCCGCGTCACGTTCTGGGGGGCGCTGGCGATGGCCATTACGGCCGGGATCGGGCACTGGTTTCAGGTGCCGAACTAACGTGGCAGGACGCTAACCAAAAATCGCCCGAAAGAGGAAAAAAAATGCGATACACAGCACCGCGCCGGCGGGGATGGTGATAACCCAGGACAAGAAGATGTTCCGCACGATGCTGAAGTCGATGGCTGACGCGCTCCGAGCCAGACCGACACCCAGGACTGCTCCAACGAGCGTGTGGGTTGTCGATACGGGCATGCCGGTGCCGGAGGCGACCACAATGGTAGTGGAGGCGGCCAGCTCCGCGGCAAAACCGCGGCTCGGTGTTAGGTGGGTGATCCGGCTGCCAATCGTCCGGATGACCCGCCAGCCGTAGGTCGACAGGCCGAGCACAATGCCAACGCCACCGACCATCAGCACCCACAGGGGTAGGCTGGACTCCTGCTCGATGACGCCCGACTGAGCCACGCTGACCACCGCCGCCACCGGACCCACCGCGTTGGCAACGTCATTGGAGCCGTGGGCAAAAGCCATGGCGCACGCGGTGCAGATCATCAGCACGCCAAAGACCTTTTCCACGGTCTGGTTTTCTGAATCGGCATCCGCTGCCGGCTTGATGCGACGTACGTAAACCGCGCCGATCAGCGCGATGACCGCACCGAGGATTACCGCGAGCAAATAGCTCTGTCCGGTGGACAGCTCGAGCCCAACATGCTTCAACCCCTTGAACAGCGTGACCAATGTGATCATGAAGGCTGCGAGAAAGATGTAGGCCGGCACGAAGCGTCGCGCCCGGGCCAGCGTGTCTTCCCGCGACAAAATGAAATATTGAACGCTCTTGAACAGCGCAAAGGCAATCACGCCGGCCGTCAGCGGGGACGCGACCCAGCTCATGACGATGGTGCCGACTTTGCCCCAGGCCACCGCGCCAACGCCGATACCCACGGCGCTGAAGCCGACGACCGCGCCGACGATCGAGTGGGTGGTCGAGACCGGCCAGCCGTAGTGGCTGGCGACCAGCAGCCAGATGGCGGCCGCCAGCAAAGCGGAGAGCATTCCGTAAACCAACAGTTCGGGCGAATCGGCGATGGACGCGGTGTCGACAATACCTTTGCGGATCGTGGAGGTGACCTCCCCGCCCGCGAGCACGGCGCCCGCGAACTCAAAGATGGCCGCAACGATGATCGCCTGACGAAAGGTCAGCGCTTTGGCGCCGACCGAGGTTCCCATGGCGTTTGCGACGTCGTTGGCGCCGATGCCCCACGCCATGAACAGTCCGAAGACCGCCGCCAGGCTTAGAAACACCACATATTGGTCCATCAAAACTCCTTTCTGACGTGCTGGCCGCTCTTGAGAACCGCGCGCCCGCGTATGAGTCGCGCCCTGTCGATTTAAGGCACAGCCGAGCGCGTCAGCAGCTTGGGGGTTCAAGCTGCCGATTGTGGCAGCAGTTGAGGACCCTGTCGCTGCCGGTCGCCCGCTTAGGCGCGAATTCTCGACCGAAACAGGGGGCAATCCGCCGAGCACATCGGACCGGCGGAGTGTGGAATTCGATTGTTACAAAATTATGACCAGGACTTGGCCTGGCCAAACTCGTTGTCATGTCCTTTTGAAGCGGGGCGTCAAACTACCGGATCAGACATTGGGTTGGCCGCTTGCCTGCTGGAGCTTCAGTTGCCGGGCGCCGTCCTGGCGGGAATCGCCTTTAGATAGGCGGCGATCGCCTCGCGGTCGGCGGGTTCGAGCTGCGCAAGGTTTTCCTGCACTGCCACCATGGTGCCGCCGGCGGTGTCAAAGTCTGGCGTGAATCCGGACTCGAAATAGTAGGCCAGGTCGTCAATCGACCAATCGCTGAGGTTTTCGCTGGCTGGCGTAATATTGGGGACTCGGCCTTTGCCCTCAGGATCCGGCGCTCCGGCGAGCCAATGCTCGTGCTGAAGGCCGCCCAGCAGGTCCCTGGGCGTATGGCATTCACCACAATGCCCAGCCCCTTCCACGAGCTCGCGGCCCTGCTGGACGGCGGGGTCATCAGCTGCCATGGCAATGACCGGTCCGCGGCTCAGGTAGCGACGCTTCCAGAGTCCGATACCGCGGCGTACGCTCCACGGAAACTTCAGCTCGTGGTCAGCAGCTCGGCCCGGAACCGCCGGCAGCGTGTCCAAAAAGGCCTTGAGGTCGAGCACGTCAGAAATCTCCATGCGAGCGTAGGACGCAAATGGAAAGACCGGATAGTAGTGTTTGCCTTCCGGCGAGACGCCCCGCTGCATGGCGTTGACAAACTCCAACGCGTCCCAGCCCCCAATTCCGTCCGTTTTGTCGCTGGAAATGTTGGGGGCGCGAAAGACTCCGTAGGGCGTACGGAACTCTTCGCCGCCACCCAGCGCAAGACGGTCTTCGCCCTGGGCTCGCTCCCCGTCAATCGGCGTTGCGTGGCACGACCCGCACCCTCCGACCCAGAAAATCCTTTCCCCAGCTACCGGGTCCGCCTGGTGCGCAGGCAGCTCATCGTTAGAGAGTTTCGAAGGTGCCGATAAAAACCAGCCGGCGGCTGCCAGTAACACAGCCGCCAGCAGAAAAAGTCGCAGCATCTTGCGCGGCGCCTGGCGCTACTCGTCTTCGATGCGATATTTGTCGTGGCAGCCTTTGCAGTTCTTAAAGGCGGCGCCGATCAGCGGGCGGGCGGCATCGAGTGTCTGCGGCGAGGCGGCGATCGCGGTGTTGGTGTCCTCCAGAAACTTGGCGAGCGAAGCGTCAAAACCCGCCCGGTCGGACCAGATTTCCGGGGCGGCTTCCGTCCCTTCACCGGTCTCGCTGCCTGCGGGAAACAGATCGCCGAAAGCCTCGGCGGATTCGCGCCAGGTGGTCAGCGACTGCATAACAACGTCCGCATCAAAGGTCATTTTGCCCCGCAACATGCCGCCCAGCGGCTTGGCCGCGTCGCCCACTGCTTCCATCAGCTCGTGACGCTTGTGTTGAGGGCTGTGCTCGGCCGTGGCGACTGCAGCGACGCAAAACAAACCGCAGAGTGTCAGGGTGGATCGGGCAAACTTGTTCATGGATTGATCTCGTGTGGTGGTGGAAGGTTTTCAGGCAGCGACGGCCGCGACCCGATCTTAGCCAGCGGCGGCAGCCGTTTGCAACCTGCTGCCCAGCCGGTCAAAGTGGTGCGGGCGTGGACCGGGTCGGTGCCGACGGACCGGCGAGAGTAAACGAACCTGATGAGGGTGTCGCGCAGCAAACGGGAGCATGATGAAAGCCGCCAATCCGATCAATCTCACCCAGATCGACCACGTGGTGCTGCGTGTGGTGGATCTCGAAAAGATGGTGAGGTTTTATCAGGACGTTTTCGGTTGCAACCTCGAACGCGGCCCGTGTGACCTGGGCTTGGCGCAGCTGCGGGCCGGGCTGTCGCTGATCGATCTAGTGGATGCCGGCGGTCCGCTCGGACAAAAGACGGGCGCAGCACCAGACCATCAGGCACCCAATCTGGACCACCTCTGTCTTCAGGTTCATCCCTGGGATGAGGCGGCCATCGTGCGCCATCTGGAGCAGCATCAGGTGGATTTCGATCATGCGGCGCCGCGCTATGGCGCAACCGGTGTCGGACCCTCAATTTATCTGCGAGACCCCGAAGGCAATATGGTCGAACTCAAGGGGCTGTAGGCTGACGCCGTGACGCGGAGTTGACTAACGGTTCGCTACGTTGCCTTTGCGTAGGGGATCAATAAGAACAAGCAGGAGTCGTCATGGCTGAACGCAGCAATTCCCAATCAGTAGTCGCAAGCGCCATTGCGGTCGCCATCGGCGCCGCTGTTGCCTTTGCGGGCAGCGTCGGCGGAGATCAGTGGAACGGCTGGCCGATTTTTGCCATCTGCGGCGCGCTGGCCTTCGCGGTGAACTGGCTGGTATTTATCCCCTCCTCGCTTGGTAAGACCGAGCACTACTACGACCTTACCGGTGGCCTGACCTACATCACCGTCACGGTGGTTGCCGTGCTCCTCGCGGCGTCGCTCGATCTTCGCGCGACGCTGGCTGCCGGCATGGTGCTCATCTGGGCGCTACGCCTTTCGACCTTCCTGTTTATCCGAATTTCGGGCGACGGCAGCGACAGTCGATTTGATGGCGTGCGGGATCGGCCAACGCGCTTTTTTATGGCCTGGACGCTTCAGGGTTTGTGGGTGCTGCTCACCGCTGCCACGGCGCTAGCGATCATCACCGGGGGGCAGCGAGAGCCCCTCGGACCGATCGGCTACGTTGGCCTGGCCATCTGGGCGATTGGCATGCTGATTGAAATAGTCTCAGACCAGCAGAAGTCGACGTTCAAAAAGGACCCTGCCAATAAAGGACGGTTCATCAATGTGGGGCTTTGGGCGTGGTCTCGCCATCCCAACTATTTTGGCGAGATTGTGCTCTGGATCGGTATGGCGGTCCTCGCACTGCCGGTGCTCCAAGGATGGCAGTTTGTCACGCTGATTTCGCCGGTGTTTGTCACGCTGCTGCTGACCAAGGTCAGCGGTGTCCCGCTGCTCGAGGACAAAGCCGACAAACGCTGGGGCGGGCAGGAAGACTACGAGGCGTACAAGAATAATACGCCGATCTTGATGCTGCGTCCCCCGAGGTCCGCTTAAGTCTCGGCGTTCGCTTCGCTCTTGTAGTGCCGCGACGCCATCACGTACGCGATCATGGCGATCAGCGAAAAGACTGCGGCCGCCACAAAAGGTGACCCTGGAAAGTAAACGCCGCTGTCGTCGGCATTCACCGTGAACAGGCCCATGTAAACAATGGGTGAGAGGATCATGGCGACGCTGACCAGCGCTGACAGGCCTCCCTGCAGCTCACCCTGGGCATCTTCGGCAACCCGGGCCGACATGTCCTGGCGCAGGGCCGGGTCCTGCATAACCGACACCAGTGCCAGCGTGACCATGGCATACACAAACCAGCCTGCCGACGCGATGCCGATCCCGGTCAGCGCAATGGCTTCCACCGCCAGGGCGACGATGACGGCCGTTTTTACGCCGATTCGCGGCAGCAGCACCTGCACCACCAGCGCCTGGGCGATAAAGGCGATCACCCCGTAATAGGCGATCGAATAACCCACGTAGGCTTCGGACCAGGCAAACTTCTCGATCGCAACGTAAGACCAGACCGTTGGATAAACCCAGGTGGACAGGGTCGCCAGAAAGAACACCGGCAGCAACCGCCCAACGCCGGGGGTGCGAAACAACCGCAGCAGGGTGCCAATCGTATTAGCCCGGGCCCACTCGAAGGGTCGTCGTCGGCCCTGCGGCAAAGACTCGCGCACAACAAAATAGCCGAACAGGACGTTGCCCATGGCGATCGCCGCGCCCGCATAGAACGGCAGACGCACGTCGATGTTTCCGAGCAGGCCACCGATGGCAGGGCCACAGATGAAGCCCGCGCCAAAAGCTGCGCCAAGCATCGCGAAGCGTGTGCCGCGCTGGGCAGCCGGCGTAACGTCCGACACGTACGCGTTGATCGTTGAGAAGGTCGAGGCAAAAATGCCGGCGAAGGCGCGCAGCAAAATAAAGCCCCAGAGGGTGCCGACCACCCCGAGGATCAGCATGTCGACGGCAAATGCGGCCAGCGAGATCAGCAGCACCGGACGCCGTCCATAACGGTCGGAAAGGGCGCCGACGATCGGGGCAAAGATGAACTGCATGAGCGCGTAAACCACCAGCGCCAGTCCACCCCAGCGTGAAGCGCCCGCCAGATCGCCGCCGGACAGCTCCATCAGCAGGGCGGGCATCACCGGTGTTGTCAGACCAATCCCGGTGGAGTTGATAAAAGCCGAGATGACAAGGAAGACGAAAGCCGCTTTGGCGGTACCGTCTTCCGGCTGGCTGCCGGCGTTGGGTTGCGGGTCGATTGTGAGGCTCCGACGCAGAAATTCACTGGGCCGGAGAAGATACCAGATCGGCGCACCGCTCGGGCCTCAGCTCGAGGGTGGATCAGTCCACTTCGAAGCTGTCTGCAAACAGGAGCGAGGCGTCCTGGACCTCCACTAGACAGCTGGCTTGCGCCAGCTCCTGCGCCATCTCGTCGATGCTGCAGTCGCTGAACTGCTGCGATCCATTGAGCCGAGAGTTCATGATGCCCCGGAACGACTCGTCGGCGCAGGCCCTTTCACCATCGTGGGGTGAGTTAAAGTTGTGTCCCAGCTCGTGGGCAAAAATCAGGGCGCTGCTCGTGTCGCTGCTGCGGTCTTCGTTGACGCCGTAACCAAAGCTTCGGCTGCACAGTACGCCAAGGTAGGCTACGCCCACCGTCGATCCGTCCAGGTTGCGTCCGGTAAACATGTGAGCGAGGCCGCCAAACGGAATATTGCTCCCGGCCCCGGTCCTCATAAACTGCCGGAATCCGGGTTGCACGAGGGTGTTGTTGTTGAAGCGGCCCCCGAGAAGGTCGCCGGCGTTGGTTTCGATCAAGACGTCATTGTTGGTCAAAATCTCGTGGTGAAGGAGCTGGATACCCACGCCGAGCTGCGAGGCGTAGATGCCGTCGACGAAATTGACCCGACCGGCCACCACCGATGCGGTGTCCGAACCGTGTTCACCGGTGAACTGAACATCACTGACGATCGTCACGGGCAGCGCCATCATGGCGGCACCTTTGATGGCGACGATGCCCTGCAGGTGCTGCACGAAGGACCGATAGTCGGCAACCGGTCGCTCGAACTTCTTCTGAAAAGTGAGGCCGCCATGATCGATCAGGGTGTTCAGCTCCAGGTCGGCAAAGCGATAGACGATCGTCTGGTCGGGGCTGGCGCCTGTAGCCATCGCTTCCGGAAAGCTGCGGGCACTATCAACCAGGTACAGCTCGGAGCCGTCAAAGATACCGCCGGAGAGGCGCCCGTTGATGCGATTGAGCCGAACCCATGAACCCGGTATCCCGGCGACGCGGCCTTTCATGAAGCGATCGGATCGGTGGATCTTCGCTCGATGCTCTCCTGACAGGGAGCTGAGCAGCCCGTCGTTGGGTGCGAGGACCAGAGAAAACTCTCGCCCATAGGCGCGCAGAGTGAAGTTCTTCAACGAGGCGTCATCACCTGAGCGCACGTCCGTCAGCTCAAAGTGCTTCAGCAGCGCCTGCTGGGCTCCGACAGGCGGGCCGACGGCCAACAACCATAGGGCAGCCAGTAACAGCGAGATCCGTTTCATTGTTAAGCGCCTGAAAAGGCGAGAAAAGTAGCAAGCGGGAGTGCCCGGGTCGGTGATCACCGTCACGGTCCGACCGGTCACTGACATTCTGTTACATTGCCGAAAAAGGCGGTGTTGGGGTAATGCTCGCGAGACCAAACGGCGGGTCGCAGTCTTTTATACTCGGCAACTATGGAGAGCAAAGACTATTACCGATGGGCGGAACGGGCCGCCCGCTGGGGCGCCGACTACCTGAAATCACTGCGGCAGCGACCGGTTCGGGCGCGGGTGAAACCCGGCGACCTGGCGGCACGGCTGCCGGCTTCACCGCCCGAGCAGGGTGAGGCGATGGAGGAGATTTTCCAGGACTTCGAGCGGCTGGTGCCCGACGCGATGACCCACTGGCAGCATCCAAGATTCTTCGCCTATTTCCCCGCCAACGCGGCGCCCGTTTCCATGGTGGCGGAACAGCTGTGTGCCGTAATGGCAGCCCAGTGCATGCTCTGGCAGACATCGCCGGCTGCCACCGAAATGGAAACTCGGATGGTCGACTGGATGCGCCAGGCCTTGGGCCTGCCTGAAGGATTCGCCGGGCTGATCCAGGATTCGGCGACCACGGCGACGGTCTGTGCGCTGCTGACCATTCGGGAGCGCGCCCTTGATTTCCAGGGAAATGAGCAGGGGCTGGCCGGGCAGGGGCAGCTTCGGGTCTACGCTTCGCCACAAAACCATTCCTCGATTGATAAGGCGGTGCGGATTTCAGGGATCGGGCAGCAGAACCTGGTCAAGGTGGCGACCGACGACAGCTGGGCGCTGGACCCGCAGGCGCTGCGAGCTGCGATTGAACAAGACCTTGCGGACGGCTTGGTTCCGGCAGGCGTTGTGCTCTGTATCGGCGGCACGTCGCTCGGCGCGTCAGACCGCCTGAGTGAGACCATCGAGATCGCTCACCGCTTCGGCCTTTATGTGCATGTTGACGCCGCGTGGGCGGGGTCGGCCATGATCTGCCCGGAGCTGCGCGGTCTGTGGGAAGGCGTCGAGGCGGCGGACAGCCTGGTGCTGAACCCGCACAAATGGCTGGGTGCCCAATTCGACTGCACGATCCAGTTTCTGCGGCAGCCGGAGCTCCAGGTCAAGACACTGGGATTGCAGCCGGATTATCTAAGAACGCTCGGCGAAAGCGACATCACCAATTACAGCGAGTGGACCATTCCATTGGGGCGCCGTTTCCGAGCCCTGAAGCTGTGGTTCCTGCTGCGCGCGCACGGCCTTGAAGACTTGCGCCAGCGGATGCGTCGTCACATTGCCTGGGCTGAGGAGGCGGCCGAGCAGCTGAGCCGCAGTGGGGGATTTGTGATCACGTCTCCCTGCCATCTGTCGCTCTTTACGTTCCAGTTTGCCCCCAAGGACGCTGACGCCGAGCGGATGACGCAGGCACTGCTGATGTCGATCAACGACGACGGCCGCACCTATCTCACGCAAACGACGCTCGACGGTCATTTTGTGATTCGATTTCAGGTCGGCCAGTTTGAGTGCACCCGCGAGGATGTTCAGACCGCGGTCGCCGTGATCATCGAACTAGCGGGTCTACTGCTAGCTCAGGAAACTAGCTAGAACGCCGCCGCTGCTTGGAAACCCAGCGCACGTGGCGCTGCAGCGACTTGTCAGCCTGCAGCTGCTCGAGCGTGTTTTTTTGCTGCCCTAGCGTCATTTCATCGAATAGGCGGTGTACGCCGTTATGGCAGAGTCGACAGATATGAACTCCCTGCGCCAGCTCTTCGCGGCTGTACCGCTTGCGGAACCGCTTGCGCCGATGAAGCTTTTTGGGAATGAGATGATGAAATGTGAGCGGCCCTGGGCGCCCGCACAGCGGACAGCACGGCTCGGCCTCCACCTTTTTTCGCCTCATCATGGATTGCCCGAACTGATCATGATCCAGAAGTTGCCAGAGGTGCTGTGATCCCGGGGTCAAAAGCATACCGCTTGGGGGGCAGCAGGGAGCCTGGCGTCTTAGCGGGTAAAATCGAGGGATGAGAACGATGAGACATGCCCACCGACTGTTTGTGCTGCCGCTATTGACCGCGATGGCAGCAACCTCAAACGCGCAGCTGGCGTTTGATCCGCTGACCGTGCACCCAGCCAACGTAGCCCGGGAAGGTCAGTTTTTGCTGGTGATCGAGGACAGCTGGCAGAACGGCTGCCAGGGGCAGATCGATACCACGGTCAGCGCCGAGCGAATCGAGGTGGTCGCCACCTCGGACCAGTCCGATAGCCAGGCCTGCACCACCGCGTTTGTGCCCTTTGTTGACCTCATAAACCCTCGAGACGAATTCACCGGGGAATTTGGCGCCGAGGTGGCCGTCGAGTACGTTTTTGTTGCGCCGGACGGCACGCGCGAGGTTCGAGACCAGGAGACGGTGAGTTTTGGCAGCGGGCTGAATCCGACCTCTCAGGTGGAGTCGGGCAGCTGGGTGACCGACGCGCTGCAAAGCTCCGGGCTGTTCATCGATCAGCAGGAGGGATTGTTCAGCGCCAATCTGGCTGACTATGCAAACGGAACGGGCACCTGGTTTTTTGGCGCAGCGCCGGTGGAAGGTAACGTTGTCATTGCCGAACTCAGCCAATTCGGCACCGTCCAGTGCGTGACCGATCCGTGCAATCGCGCGGCGGCGATTGACAGCGGTCGGCTGCTTGCGGTGCTGGAAGGACAGAACAGCCTGCTGGTGAAGTACCGCAGCATTTTGGAGGAATCGGATCTGGAGCAAGCCGCGCTGCGCTACACGCGGCTTGACCTGAGTCGAGCGCAGGGGTTGGGCGGCGTACCCGATCTTACCGGGCGTTGGATCATCGGCGTCGGTCCTGAGGTGGACGTATCAGTCGGCGAACCGATCGTCAGCAGCTTTGGCGTCTTTGACCTCACCGTGATCGACGATGGGCCAGCGACCAGCCTCTCATCCACCAGCTTTGGTGCGCGAGATATCAACCGGCTGGATGACTCCAACATCCCCGATTTTGTCATCGTGTGCCAGGATGCCAGGCCGGTAGACGGGGATTTGGCGTGCACCACCGCTGACCTTACGCTGGGTGAGCCGGACTGCGTCGCCGAGTTTCCCTTCAGCGCGGCGGGGCTCAATCGGATCGAGGGCGTTGCCAGCTGCGGCAGCGGTCAGGGCCAGTTTGTGATGGAACGCCGCTGATCTGAGTCTCGGCAGGGCAGCCAGTCGACAGGTTTGCTGACCCCGGTGGACAGTCCTGGTGCTGTCCGCCAAACTCCCGCCCATGAATATCGACAGCGCACGATCGACCCTGGTTGACGTCGGCGCCGAGCTCTACCGGCATGGCTGGGTCCCGGCCACGAGCGGC harbors:
- a CDS encoding inorganic phosphate transporter, whose translation is MDQYVVFLSLAAVFGLFMAWGIGANDVANAMGTSVGAKALTFRQAIIVAAIFEFAGAVLAGGEVTSTIRKGIVDTASIADSPELLVYGMLSALLAAAIWLLVASHYGWPVSTTHSIVGAVVGFSAVGIGVGAVAWGKVGTIVMSWVASPLTAGVIAFALFKSVQYFILSREDTLARARRFVPAYIFLAAFMITLVTLFKGLKHVGLELSTGQSYLLAVILGAVIALIGAVYVRRIKPAADADSENQTVEKVFGVLMICTACAMAFAHGSNDVANAVGPVAAVVSVAQSGVIEQESSLPLWVLMVGGVGIVLGLSTYGWRVIRTIGSRITHLTPSRGFAAELAASTTIVVASGTGMPVSTTHTLVGAVLGVGLARSASAIDFSIVRNIFLSWVITIPAGAVLCIAFFFLFRAIFG
- a CDS encoding cytochrome c, whose amino-acid sequence is MLRLFLLAAVLLAAAGWFLSAPSKLSNDELPAHQADPVAGERIFWVGGCGSCHATPIDGERAQGEDRLALGGGEEFRTPYGVFRAPNISSDKTDGIGGWDALEFVNAMQRGVSPEGKHYYPVFPFASYARMEISDVLDLKAFLDTLPAVPGRAADHELKFPWSVRRGIGLWKRRYLSRGPVIAMAADDPAVQQGRELVEGAGHCGECHTPRDLLGGLQHEHWLAGAPDPEGKGRVPNITPASENLSDWSIDDLAYYFESGFTPDFDTAGGTMVAVQENLAQLEPADREAIAAYLKAIPARTAPGN
- a CDS encoding cytochrome c, encoding MNKFARSTLTLCGLFCVAAVATAEHSPQHKRHELMEAVGDAAKPLGGMLRGKMTFDADVVMQSLTTWRESAEAFGDLFPAGSETGEGTEAAPEIWSDRAGFDASLAKFLEDTNTAIAASPQTLDAARPLIGAAFKNCKGCHDKYRIEDE
- a CDS encoding VOC family protein; amino-acid sequence: MMKAANPINLTQIDHVVLRVVDLEKMVRFYQDVFGCNLERGPCDLGLAQLRAGLSLIDLVDAGGPLGQKTGAAPDHQAPNLDHLCLQVHPWDEAAIVRHLEQHQVDFDHAAPRYGATGVGPSIYLRDPEGNMVELKGL
- a CDS encoding DUF1295 domain-containing protein, with protein sequence MAERSNSQSVVASAIAVAIGAAVAFAGSVGGDQWNGWPIFAICGALAFAVNWLVFIPSSLGKTEHYYDLTGGLTYITVTVVAVLLAASLDLRATLAAGMVLIWALRLSTFLFIRISGDGSDSRFDGVRDRPTRFFMAWTLQGLWVLLTAATALAIITGGQREPLGPIGYVGLAIWAIGMLIEIVSDQQKSTFKKDPANKGRFINVGLWAWSRHPNYFGEIVLWIGMAVLALPVLQGWQFVTLISPVFVTLLLTKVSGVPLLEDKADKRWGGQEDYEAYKNNTPILMLRPPRSA
- a CDS encoding TCR/Tet family MFS transporter, with protein sequence MWYLLRPSEFLRRSLTIDPQPNAGSQPEDGTAKAAFVFLVISAFINSTGIGLTTPVMPALLMELSGGDLAGASRWGGLALVVYALMQFIFAPIVGALSDRYGRRPVLLISLAAFAVDMLILGVVGTLWGFILLRAFAGIFASTFSTINAYVSDVTPAAQRGTRFAMLGAAFGAGFICGPAIGGLLGNIDVRLPFYAGAAIAMGNVLFGYFVVRESLPQGRRRPFEWARANTIGTLLRLFRTPGVGRLLPVFFLATLSTWVYPTVWSYVAIEKFAWSEAYVGYSIAYYGVIAFIAQALVVQVLLPRIGVKTAVIVALAVEAIALTGIGIASAGWFVYAMVTLALVSVMQDPALRQDMSARVAEDAQGELQGGLSALVSVAMILSPIVYMGLFTVNADDSGVYFPGSPFVAAAVFSLIAMIAYVMASRHYKSEANAET
- a CDS encoding M12 family metallo-peptidase yields the protein MKRISLLLAALWLLAVGPPVGAQQALLKHFELTDVRSGDDASLKNFTLRAYGREFSLVLAPNDGLLSSLSGEHRAKIHRSDRFMKGRVAGIPGSWVRLNRINGRLSGGIFDGSELYLVDSARSFPEAMATGASPDQTIVYRFADLELNTLIDHGGLTFQKKFERPVADYRSFVQHLQGIVAIKGAAMMALPVTIVSDVQFTGEHGSDTASVVAGRVNFVDGIYASQLGVGIQLLHHEILTNNDVLIETNAGDLLGGRFNNNTLVQPGFRQFMRTGAGSNIPFGGLAHMFTGRNLDGSTVGVAYLGVLCSRSFGYGVNEDRSSDTSSALIFAHELGHNFNSPHDGERACADESFRGIMNSRLNGSQQFSDCSIDEMAQELAQASCLVEVQDASLLFADSFEVD
- a CDS encoding pyridoxal-dependent decarboxylase; translation: MESKDYYRWAERAARWGADYLKSLRQRPVRARVKPGDLAARLPASPPEQGEAMEEIFQDFERLVPDAMTHWQHPRFFAYFPANAAPVSMVAEQLCAVMAAQCMLWQTSPAATEMETRMVDWMRQALGLPEGFAGLIQDSATTATVCALLTIRERALDFQGNEQGLAGQGQLRVYASPQNHSSIDKAVRISGIGQQNLVKVATDDSWALDPQALRAAIEQDLADGLVPAGVVLCIGGTSLGASDRLSETIEIAHRFGLYVHVDAAWAGSAMICPELRGLWEGVEAADSLVLNPHKWLGAQFDCTIQFLRQPELQVKTLGLQPDYLRTLGESDITNYSEWTIPLGRRFRALKLWFLLRAHGLEDLRQRMRRHIAWAEEAAEQLSRSGGFVITSPCHLSLFTFQFAPKDADAERMTQALLMSINDDGRTYLTQTTLDGHFVIRFQVGQFECTREDVQTAVAVIIELAGLLLAQETS